The following are encoded together in the Montipora foliosa isolate CH-2021 chromosome 12, ASM3666993v2, whole genome shotgun sequence genome:
- the LOC137980718 gene encoding cytochrome c oxidase assembly factor 6 homolog, whose protein sequence is MPAPTGEERRRCHVARDNYFACLSSNNDNESACIKEKELYDSVCPAVWVNYFAKKRVYDEYKRKLNTEGFKPTEEKPSK, encoded by the exons ATGCCGGCTCCAACaggagaagaaagaagaagatgcCACGTAGCCCGAGACAATTATTTTGCTTGCCTTTCTTCTAACAATGATAATGAATCTGCGTGCATCAAGGAAAAGGAACTTTACGATAGTGTTTGTCCCGCAGTGTGG GTCAATTACTTTGCAAAGAAAAGAGTTTATGATGAATACAAAAGGAAACTAAACACAGAGGGATTTAAGCCGACAGAAGAAAAGCCATCGAAATAA